In one Nitrospirota bacterium genomic region, the following are encoded:
- a CDS encoding serine/threonine protein kinase, with protein sequence MAIEPAPFNYHNYLGDRYVVNDIKEGGAGIVYLCYDKFLKAPVALKTFKFNSDKDWKTVLAHFISEAKKWIHIGQDIYVVQAYYIHNIEMEHGIVPFVAIEFIEGHELYGNSLRGFIAKASFNLELILNIAISICNGMLHIQNKFLNAIFVHCDLKPENILLSKEGSIKITDFGISKTLYDNSDRLSSLNQSSIGSDGRFSVGLTNNICGTPPYMSPEQCLGLKSIDQCSDIYSFGCILYEMCTKRFVFQTHVLSDFFISHISEVPISPDLLNPDIPSELSKLIQQCLSKDPKNRPQQFKEVRDILMNILNQEYGQGSGVRFFTFGFSGFTDKPRVKSDYNMSRENEALLLGKTMGVEYVIDQGLVSSKNEFDMLDADYEKNRDSQRKLSEYNRQVEKAEEQLLAGDSFLKLYEAAEPDEGLELIRSALNNYYFAQKVLSLEPELSFRIGIANFNLAGILRNEYNKVLLSDDYIAIAIGEFNSVLTIMEEPELISIGSQFYLLPYAALFYRAGANALKNEKDKASNDFNKLIAWLEKSNIPKYEGIKKYLIETASEGLELPND encoded by the coding sequence GTGGCAATAGAACCAGCCCCTTTTAATTACCATAATTATCTTGGAGATAGATATGTGGTTAATGATATTAAAGAAGGCGGTGCTGGCATTGTCTATCTCTGCTATGATAAGTTTCTCAAGGCGCCTGTTGCTCTCAAAACATTCAAGTTTAATAGCGATAAAGATTGGAAAACTGTTCTTGCTCATTTTATTTCTGAGGCAAAGAAGTGGATACATATTGGGCAAGACATTTACGTTGTTCAGGCGTATTATATTCACAACATTGAGATGGAACATGGTATTGTTCCTTTTGTAGCTATTGAGTTCATAGAAGGGCATGAATTATATGGAAACTCTCTCAGGGGTTTTATCGCGAAGGCATCCTTTAACTTAGAACTAATTTTGAATATTGCCATTTCAATTTGTAACGGCATGCTTCATATTCAAAATAAATTCTTGAACGCCATATTTGTACACTGTGACCTCAAGCCTGAAAATATATTGCTTTCAAAAGAAGGTAGTATAAAAATCACCGACTTTGGGATATCTAAGACTCTCTACGATAATTCAGATAGGCTTAGCTCCCTGAATCAATCTTCTATAGGCAGTGACGGTAGATTTTCTGTCGGGTTGACAAACAATATCTGTGGAACACCTCCTTATATGTCACCAGAGCAATGTTTAGGCTTAAAATCAATAGATCAATGTTCAGACATATATTCATTTGGTTGCATTCTTTATGAAATGTGTACAAAAAGGTTTGTTTTTCAAACACATGTCCTAAGTGACTTTTTTATAAGCCATATTAGTGAAGTGCCAATCTCACCTGATTTGCTTAATCCAGATATCCCAAGTGAATTATCAAAATTAATTCAACAATGCTTATCGAAAGACCCTAAAAATCGCCCGCAACAATTTAAGGAAGTAAGAGACATTTTAATGAATATTTTAAATCAAGAATATGGACAAGGAAGTGGCGTTAGATTTTTTACTTTTGGCTTCTCGGGATTTACTGATAAACCCAGAGTCAAATCTGATTACAACATGAGCAGGGAGAATGAGGCACTTCTTCTTGGAAAAACAATGGGTGTTGAATATGTTATAGACCAGGGCTTAGTAAGCAGTAAGAATGAATTTGATATGCTTGATGCAGACTATGAAAAAAACAGAGATAGTCAAAGAAAATTATCGGAATATAACAGACAAGTTGAAAAGGCGGAAGAACAGCTTCTTGCAGGTGATTCATTTTTAAAGCTTTATGAAGCGGCTGAGCCCGATGAAGGCTTAGAACTCATCAGGTCTGCTTTAAATAATTACTACTTTGCACAAAAAGTTCTATCCCTTGAACCTGAATTAAGCTTTAGGATCGGCATTGCAAATTTCAATCTTGCAGGAATACTAAGAAATGAATATAACAAGGTTTTGTTAAGTGATGATTATATTGCCATTGCCATCGGAGAATTTAATAGTGTATTAACAATAATGGAAGAACCAGAGCTAATTTCCATAGGCTCACAATTCTATCTTTTACCCTATGCAGCCTTGTTTTATCGCGCCGGTGCAAATGCTTTAAAAAACGAAAAAGACAAGGCATCAAATGATTTTAATAAACTGATAGCATGGCTTGAAAAAAGTAACATACCCAAATATGAAGGAATAAAAAAATATTTGATAGAAACTGCATCTGAAGGCTTGGAGTTACCGAATGATTAG
- a CDS encoding addiction module protein: MSALMQEVINKAFNLSPEERAELAHELIVSIDDAIDNEVETTWDTEIERRVKEIKSGKAKGRQAEDILAEIQAKYS, encoded by the coding sequence ATGTCTGCATTGATGCAAGAAGTAATAAATAAAGCTTTTAATTTATCTCCAGAGGAACGCGCAGAATTGGCACATGAGTTGATTGTAAGCATAGATGATGCCATAGACAATGAAGTTGAAACAACTTGGGACACAGAGATTGAAAGGCGTGTAAAGGAAATTAAAAGCGGCAAGGCGAAAGGGAGACAGGCAGAGGATATACTCGCAGAGATACAAGCTAAATATTCATGA
- a CDS encoding SDR family oxidoreductase, which yields MRTVLITGTTSGIGYELSKIFAMEGFNLILVSRNEQKLKAQKENLEKRHRIEVYTIAKDLSETKAPAEVFLDVQSIGIHVDILVNNAGFNESGPFYETSLDKELQMLQVHIASLTHLTKLFLPGMMKSNYGKILNLGSTGSFVPCPLDAVYGATKAYVLSFSSALRAELSGTGVTVSTLCPGATKTEFAKKANMENALLFKRFVMEPQEVAGIAYREFMRNKKIIIPGLYNQMLVLSFPITPSKILEKIGISLLKRR from the coding sequence ATGAGAACGGTTCTTATTACCGGAACTACAAGCGGAATCGGATATGAACTTAGTAAAATTTTTGCAATGGAAGGATTCAATCTGATTTTGGTTTCCAGAAATGAGCAAAAGTTGAAAGCGCAAAAAGAAAATTTGGAAAAGAGGCATAGAATAGAGGTTTACACCATTGCAAAGGATCTTTCGGAAACTAAGGCACCAGCAGAAGTTTTTTTAGATGTTCAAAGCATAGGGATTCATGTCGATATATTGGTAAATAATGCCGGCTTCAATGAAAGCGGCCCGTTCTACGAAACGAGCCTTGATAAAGAGCTGCAGATGTTACAAGTGCATATCGCATCTCTTACACACCTGACAAAGCTCTTTTTGCCGGGGATGATGAAAAGTAATTACGGTAAGATATTGAATTTAGGCTCAACCGGTTCATTTGTCCCATGCCCTCTGGATGCCGTATATGGCGCGACGAAAGCATACGTGTTAAGCTTCTCAAGCGCTCTCAGGGCTGAACTTTCAGGAACAGGAGTGACAGTATCGACATTGTGCCCCGGCGCAACGAAAACGGAATTTGCCAAAAAAGCAAATATGGAAAATGCATTGCTCTTTAAAAGATTCGTGATGGAGCCGCAAGAAGTAGCCGGGATCGCTTATCGCGAGTTTATGAGAAACAAAAAAATAATTATACCCGGATTATATAATCAGATGTTGGTTTTATCATTTCCGATCACGCCAAGTAAGATTTTGGAGAAGATAGGAATATCACTTCTTAAGAGGAGATAA
- a CDS encoding type II toxin-antitoxin system RelE/ParE family toxin, whose amino-acid sequence MKRIIVHSEAELELWQAVEYYETKSVGLGLDFEQEVSRALVDIQEAPNRWPTRKYGTRCRLLRRFPYAIYYLELQDIIWVVAVAHTSRRPYYWRKR is encoded by the coding sequence ATGAAGCGCATCATTGTTCACAGTGAAGCAGAACTGGAATTGTGGCAAGCGGTAGAGTATTACGAAACCAAAAGCGTTGGATTAGGGTTGGATTTTGAGCAAGAGGTAAGCCGCGCCCTCGTCGATATTCAGGAAGCACCCAATCGGTGGCCTACAAGAAAATATGGAACGAGATGTCGTTTGCTCCGTCGATTTCCATATGCTATTTACTATTTGGAACTTCAAGATATTATTTGGGTAGTAGCTGTAGCACACACCAGCCGTAGGCCTTACTATTGGCGTAAACGATAG
- a CDS encoding DUF4912 domain-containing protein: MKIRVKSKSKKTVKPSKKTEKIKDKKSPKKTEKKAVTKGKTRAKKPIKSKKEIKEQKKAVAKKPAVRKAEKEKKTAVRKKATEKAIKKEPKRIALPAKKIARIPHRTIEKIERVASGDSLRREVKGFASTQEYGVAVTGKKAFPVEYGEDRITLMTVGPWKLFAYWEVKENTLSKIKGTLVLRVYDVTGIYFDGKNANLVFDVPVYGRIGDSYIGVGPDKAFIVDIGAVSKAGDFVAIARSNQAATPALKVAKEEGALPQEIYEVGPVTGYV, translated from the coding sequence ATGAAAATAAGGGTTAAGAGCAAGAGCAAAAAGACTGTAAAACCGTCAAAAAAGACGGAAAAAATAAAAGATAAAAAATCCCCTAAAAAAACAGAGAAGAAGGCTGTTACAAAAGGGAAGACAAGGGCAAAAAAGCCAATAAAATCAAAGAAAGAGATTAAAGAACAGAAAAAAGCGGTCGCAAAAAAACCGGCGGTCAGAAAAGCAGAGAAAGAGAAAAAAACGGCCGTCAGGAAGAAAGCAACAGAAAAGGCAATAAAAAAAGAACCTAAAAGAATCGCCCTCCCCGCGAAAAAGATAGCGCGCATACCGCATAGAACCATAGAAAAAATAGAAAGGGTCGCCTCGGGCGACTCGCTGAGGAGAGAAGTTAAGGGATTTGCCTCCACGCAAGAGTACGGAGTTGCAGTTACAGGAAAAAAAGCTTTTCCTGTTGAATATGGCGAGGACAGGATTACATTAATGACAGTTGGCCCGTGGAAACTTTTTGCCTACTGGGAAGTAAAGGAAAATACACTGTCAAAGATTAAAGGAACGCTTGTTTTAAGAGTCTATGATGTTACAGGAATCTATTTTGACGGCAAAAATGCCAATCTGGTTTTTGACGTTCCTGTTTACGGAAGAATAGGAGACAGCTATATAGGCGTGGGGCCTGACAAGGCATTTATCGTTGACATAGGCGCTGTTTCAAAAGCAGGAGATTTTGTTGCAATAGCGAGGTCTAATCAGGCAGCAACACCGGCATTGAAGGTTGCCAAAGAAGAAGGCGCTCTGCCGCAGGAAATATACGAAGTTGGCCCTGTAACAGGGTATGTTTAA